One region of Kytococcus sedentarius DSM 20547 genomic DNA includes:
- a CDS encoding ABC transporter ATP-binding protein: MIPSADVPTTPPRPVTWRRLATPVSAGALLVLTVGGVGQSVGAVLAGRLAEDARMGLVGWLALALVGGALLDALGRVLWVGEVDRAEGELRRDVLRAVTAQPVSALGDQAVGELLDRIDDDAYEIGSLSRDILWGVLSTLVTIVPMWVVAGLTWWPAWFLFPAIGVLTLVVIRPLLPRIAELKVHEEAAFTAHAAALEEGIAARDDLRTSLGQPFAVRRLAELSAEVHRRFLAVLRQEITVILRSGLTLQLLMVLLVVGGALAVEGGALGVSALVTLFLVSSRFVGVMSQLAERLPDLQAGMGAVIRVRQIMDSEPEPAGGAPVPEGPLDLTVRDLTFSYGEGTFALQGIDLHLPAGQTLALVGRTGSGKSTLASMVTRAIEPPAGTVLLGGQDVTDTDLASLRETVGTVTQRTEVLAGTLAQNITLFDDRPDHEVEAVVAELGLTDWVAALPEGIHTPLGPGGLTLSAGEEQLLAFARLLIRDVRVVVLDEATARMDPLTEQRVVRASERLLTGRTGILVAHRLGTIERADLVAVLDAGRISQFGSHADLSLQEGHFRDLLSAASEAEREVGEEPPASSAELVAPPAGAAQEDAGRGIGTARRVTTPPPSRVAGRAPALARAVWRAITTRPEWGLLSVLLFLLLSLTGAVGAGTAWAWGRLVETLQAGESPWFWVGVIVVALLAAPLLLAAGVLRYPRWWVDLMLRVRMNVLVGQTDQRRTAKEPAGEVVARAMDADRYVRYTDRWVDVCNGLLVVVFTAVVSGHVTSGLLLLVVMVASALVSALGRPVAGRSATRASALRAEFGRAVGSALESARTVKLAGRMPQVRAHLLELDRGRVEAAVLEHRVSAALMGLPPTLLQAAAVGAWWAHVRGIWDLSTTLLVASTVLGFVYFGQVAGAVVTEAPGVRSWQQATHEFAAGRDLVRLPEGVDLEAGTAPGPVELPRAPLRQLELEDFSVVHDDGTVGVEGVDLRVGPGELVLLVGPVGSGKSSLLRGLAGLEYGTGTIRWNGEVVEEPETFLRPGRVAWVAQVPRVMSGSFAENLRLDHERALEGAIDVARLGPDVSQAGGVDSLVGHRGVRLSGGQVQRLALARALAADAELVLADDVSSALDARTELELWGALQERGSTVVGASSKRAALSRADRVVVLVAGRMVAAGPWEQLRDRWGHLAG; this comes from the coding sequence GTGATTCCGAGCGCCGACGTGCCCACCACCCCGCCCCGCCCCGTGACCTGGCGGCGGCTGGCCACCCCGGTCTCGGCAGGGGCGCTGCTCGTGCTCACGGTGGGTGGCGTCGGCCAGTCGGTCGGGGCGGTGCTGGCGGGCCGGCTCGCCGAGGACGCCCGCATGGGCCTGGTCGGCTGGCTGGCGCTGGCGCTGGTGGGGGGCGCCCTCCTCGACGCGCTGGGACGCGTGCTCTGGGTGGGGGAGGTCGACCGGGCCGAGGGGGAGCTGCGACGGGACGTCCTGCGTGCCGTCACCGCCCAGCCGGTCTCCGCGCTCGGGGACCAGGCCGTCGGCGAGCTGCTCGACCGGATCGACGACGACGCCTACGAGATCGGCTCCCTGAGCCGGGACATCCTCTGGGGTGTCCTGTCGACCCTCGTGACGATCGTCCCGATGTGGGTGGTCGCGGGGCTGACCTGGTGGCCGGCATGGTTCCTCTTCCCGGCCATCGGGGTGCTCACGCTCGTGGTCATCCGTCCGTTGCTCCCCCGGATCGCGGAGCTCAAGGTGCACGAGGAGGCCGCCTTCACCGCCCACGCCGCGGCGCTGGAGGAGGGGATCGCCGCGCGGGACGACCTGCGCACGAGCCTCGGGCAGCCCTTCGCGGTGCGTCGCCTGGCCGAGCTCTCGGCAGAGGTCCACCGGCGCTTCCTGGCGGTGCTGCGCCAGGAGATCACGGTGATCCTCCGCAGCGGCCTGACCCTGCAGCTCCTCATGGTGCTCCTGGTGGTCGGGGGCGCCCTGGCGGTGGAGGGCGGGGCCCTGGGGGTGTCGGCGCTGGTCACGCTCTTCCTGGTGAGCAGCCGCTTCGTGGGGGTGATGTCGCAGCTCGCCGAGCGCCTCCCGGACCTGCAGGCGGGCATGGGGGCGGTGATCCGGGTGCGGCAGATCATGGACTCCGAGCCGGAGCCGGCGGGCGGTGCGCCGGTCCCCGAGGGGCCGCTGGACCTCACCGTCCGGGATCTCACCTTCTCCTACGGCGAGGGGACCTTCGCCCTGCAGGGGATCGACCTGCACCTCCCGGCGGGCCAGACCCTGGCCCTCGTCGGGCGCACCGGCTCCGGCAAGTCCACCCTGGCCTCGATGGTGACCCGGGCGATCGAACCGCCTGCCGGGACGGTCCTCCTCGGGGGACAGGACGTCACGGACACGGACCTGGCCTCCCTGCGGGAGACGGTGGGCACGGTCACGCAGCGCACCGAGGTCCTCGCCGGCACGCTGGCCCAGAACATCACTCTCTTCGACGACCGGCCGGACCACGAGGTCGAGGCGGTGGTCGCTGAGCTGGGACTCACCGACTGGGTGGCAGCCCTCCCCGAGGGCATCCACACGCCGCTCGGTCCCGGCGGGCTGACCCTGTCGGCGGGAGAGGAGCAGCTCCTGGCCTTCGCCCGCCTGCTCATCCGCGACGTCCGGGTGGTGGTGCTCGACGAGGCGACGGCCCGCATGGACCCGCTCACCGAGCAACGGGTGGTGCGGGCCTCCGAGCGGCTCCTGACCGGCCGCACCGGCATCCTCGTGGCCCACCGGCTGGGCACGATCGAGCGGGCTGATCTCGTGGCGGTGCTCGACGCGGGCCGGATCTCTCAGTTCGGCTCGCACGCCGACCTGTCCCTGCAGGAGGGGCACTTCCGGGACCTGCTCTCCGCGGCGAGCGAGGCGGAGCGGGAGGTGGGGGAGGAGCCCCCGGCGTCCTCGGCCGAGCTCGTCGCACCGCCCGCAGGTGCGGCCCAGGAGGACGCTGGGCGGGGGATCGGGACCGCCCGACGGGTGACGACGCCCCCACCCAGCCGTGTCGCCGGCCGAGCGCCGGCGCTGGCCCGTGCGGTCTGGCGGGCGATCACCACCCGGCCGGAGTGGGGACTGCTCTCGGTGCTCCTTTTCCTCCTCCTCTCGCTGACCGGAGCCGTGGGGGCCGGAACGGCCTGGGCCTGGGGGCGTCTGGTGGAGACCCTCCAGGCCGGCGAGAGCCCCTGGTTCTGGGTGGGGGTCATCGTCGTGGCACTCCTGGCCGCCCCGCTGCTGCTCGCAGCCGGCGTCCTGCGCTACCCCCGCTGGTGGGTCGACCTCATGCTCCGGGTGAGGATGAACGTCCTGGTGGGGCAGACCGACCAGCGGCGCACGGCCAAGGAGCCGGCCGGGGAGGTCGTCGCCCGCGCCATGGACGCCGACCGCTACGTCCGGTACACCGACCGGTGGGTCGACGTCTGCAACGGCCTGCTCGTCGTCGTGTTCACCGCGGTGGTCTCCGGGCACGTCACCAGCGGGCTGCTCCTCCTGGTGGTGATGGTGGCCTCGGCGCTGGTCTCGGCCCTCGGTCGGCCCGTCGCGGGGCGTTCCGCGACACGCGCCTCGGCTCTCCGGGCCGAGTTCGGGCGTGCCGTGGGCTCCGCGCTGGAGTCCGCCCGCACCGTCAAGCTCGCGGGACGGATGCCGCAGGTGCGCGCCCACCTGCTCGAGCTCGACCGGGGGCGGGTGGAGGCCGCGGTGCTGGAGCACCGGGTCTCCGCGGCCCTCATGGGACTCCCGCCGACCCTGCTCCAGGCCGCTGCCGTCGGGGCCTGGTGGGCCCACGTGCGCGGGATCTGGGACCTGTCGACCACTCTGCTGGTGGCCAGCACCGTGCTCGGGTTCGTCTACTTCGGCCAGGTCGCCGGGGCCGTCGTGACCGAGGCGCCGGGGGTGCGCTCCTGGCAGCAGGCGACCCACGAGTTCGCCGCAGGTCGGGACCTGGTCCGGCTGCCCGAGGGGGTCGACCTGGAGGCCGGGACCGCCCCCGGCCCGGTCGAGCTGCCGCGGGCCCCCCTGCGGCAGCTGGAGCTCGAGGACTTCTCGGTGGTGCACGACGACGGCACCGTGGGCGTGGAGGGGGTTGACCTCCGTGTCGGACCCGGGGAGCTGGTGCTCCTGGTCGGCCCGGTGGGCTCGGGGAAGTCCAGCCTGCTGCGCGGCTTGGCCGGGCTCGAGTACGGGACCGGGACGATCCGGTGGAACGGCGAGGTGGTGGAGGAGCCGGAGACCTTCCTCCGGCCCGGACGGGTGGCCTGGGTGGCCCAGGTCCCGCGCGTGATGTCCGGGAGCTTCGCGGAAAACCTCCGGCTCGACCACGAGCGGGCCTTGGAGGGGGCGATCGACGTCGCTCGTCTCGGGCCGGACGTGTCGCAGGCCGGGGGAGTGGACTCCCTGGTCGGGCACCGGGGCGTCCGCCTGTCCGGCGGCCAGGTCCAGCGGCTCGCCCTGGCCCGGGCCCTCGCCGCCGACGCCGAGCTGGTGCTCGCCGACGACGTCTCGAGCGCCCTGGACGCCCGCACGGAGCTCGAGTTGTGGGGTGCCCTCCAGGAGCGCGGTTCCACGGTGGTGGGGGCCAGCTCCAAGCGCGCGGCGCTGTCCCGGGCGGACCGGGTGGTCGTCCTGGTGGCCGGTCGGATGGTGGCCGCCGGACCCTGGGAGCAGCTCCGCGACCGCTGGGGCCACCTCGCCGGCTGA
- the rplL gene encoding 50S ribosomal protein L7/L12 has translation MAKLSNDELIEQFKEMTLIELSEFVKQFEEVFEVTAAAPVAVAGAAPAAAGDAGDAAEEKTEFDVILAAAGDKKIGVIKEVRGLTSLGLKEAKDLVDGAPKAVLEGVSKEEADKAKEALEGAGATVEVK, from the coding sequence ATGGCCAAGCTCAGCAACGACGAGCTCATCGAGCAGTTCAAGGAGATGACCCTCATCGAGCTCTCCGAGTTCGTGAAGCAGTTCGAGGAGGTCTTCGAGGTCACCGCCGCCGCCCCGGTCGCGGTCGCCGGTGCCGCCCCGGCCGCTGCCGGTGACGCCGGTGACGCCGCCGAGGAGAAGACCGAGTTCGACGTCATCCTGGCTGCCGCCGGTGACAAGAAGATCGGCGTCATCAAGGAGGTGCGCGGTCTGACCTCCCTGGGTCTGAAGGAGGCCAAGGACCTCGTGGACGGCGCCCCCAAGGCCGTCCTGGAGGGTGTCTCCAAGGAGGAGGCCGACAAGGCCAAGGAGGCCCTCGAGGGCGCTGGCGCCACCGTCGAGGTCAAGTGA
- the rplJ gene encoding 50S ribosomal protein L10, with protein sequence MANPQKDAVIAEIASQLRDSNAAVLTEYRGLTVAQMAELRKALRGNATYSVVKNTLTARAAAEAGVDAFDGYLSGPTAIAFVTGDAVEVAKGLRDFAKENEALVIKAGLVDGQAYTADDLTKLASLESREVLLAKLAGAMKAPMANTAALLNGAPAQMARLAEALRAKVETEGPVSGAPADSAEAPAADEQTDTDVAEGGDDN encoded by the coding sequence ATGGCGAATCCCCAGAAGGATGCCGTCATCGCCGAGATCGCGTCTCAGCTGCGCGACTCGAACGCGGCCGTGCTGACCGAGTACCGCGGCTTGACCGTGGCGCAGATGGCGGAGCTCCGCAAGGCGCTCCGCGGCAACGCGACGTACTCCGTGGTGAAGAACACGCTGACCGCCCGTGCGGCGGCCGAGGCGGGCGTCGACGCGTTCGACGGCTACCTGTCCGGCCCCACCGCCATCGCCTTCGTCACCGGTGACGCGGTCGAGGTGGCCAAGGGCCTGCGTGACTTCGCCAAGGAGAACGAGGCTCTGGTCATCAAGGCCGGTCTCGTCGACGGTCAGGCCTACACGGCCGACGACCTGACGAAGCTCGCCAGCCTGGAGAGCCGCGAGGTCCTGCTGGCCAAGCTGGCCGGCGCGATGAAGGCTCCGATGGCCAACACCGCGGCGCTGCTCAACGGCGCCCCGGCCCAGATGGCGCGCCTGGCCGAGGCCCTGCGCGCCAAGGTCGAGACGGAGGGCCCGGTCTCCGGCGCCCCCGCCGACTCCGCCGAGGCCCCGGCCGCGGACGAGCAGACCGACACCGACGTCGCCGAGGGTGGCGACGACAACTGA
- the rplA gene encoding 50S ribosomal protein L1 → MKRSKNYRAAAEKIEAGKAYAPAEAIALAQEISTTTWDSTVDVSLRLGIDPRKADQMVRGTVNLPNGTGKTARVLVFANAEKAEAAREAGADHVGSDELIEKVAGGWLDFDAVVATPDLMGKVGRLGKVLGPRGLMPNPKTGTVTMDVAKAVNDIKGGKIEFRNDKHANVHFIIGKSSFPTEQLVENFDAAMDEIMRLKPSASKGRYITRAVLSTTMGPGIPLEIASKSE, encoded by the coding sequence ATGAAGCGCAGCAAGAACTACCGCGCCGCAGCGGAGAAGATCGAGGCCGGCAAGGCCTACGCCCCCGCCGAGGCGATCGCCCTGGCCCAGGAGATCTCCACCACCACGTGGGACTCCACCGTCGACGTCTCCCTGCGCCTGGGCATCGACCCGCGCAAGGCCGACCAGATGGTCCGCGGCACCGTCAACCTGCCGAACGGTACCGGCAAGACCGCCCGCGTGCTCGTCTTCGCGAACGCCGAGAAGGCCGAGGCCGCGCGTGAGGCGGGCGCCGACCACGTCGGCTCCGACGAGCTCATCGAGAAGGTGGCCGGCGGGTGGCTCGACTTCGACGCCGTCGTCGCGACCCCGGACCTCATGGGCAAGGTCGGTCGTCTGGGCAAGGTGCTGGGTCCCCGTGGCCTGATGCCGAACCCGAAGACCGGCACGGTGACCATGGACGTCGCCAAGGCCGTCAACGACATCAAGGGCGGCAAGATCGAGTTCCGCAACGACAAGCACGCCAACGTGCACTTCATCATCGGCAAGTCGTCCTTCCCCACTGAGCAGTTGGTGGAGAACTTCGACGCCGCGATGGACGAGATCATGCGTCTGAAGCCGTCGGCCTCCAAGGGTCGCTACATCACCCGCGCCGTGCTGAGCACGACGATGGGCCCCGGCATCCCGCTGGAGATCGCTTCCAAGAGCGAGTGA
- the rplK gene encoding 50S ribosomal protein L11 → MAPKKKVASFIKLQIEAGAATPAPPVGPALGAAGVNIMDFVKAYNAATENQRGNIIPVEITVYEDRSFTFITKTPPAAQLIKKAAGVPKGSGEPHVTKVGKISDAQIAEIAELKMADLNANDLDMAKRIIAGTARSMGITVEG, encoded by the coding sequence ATGGCTCCCAAGAAGAAGGTCGCCAGCTTCATCAAGCTGCAGATCGAGGCCGGTGCCGCCACCCCGGCGCCCCCGGTCGGCCCGGCCCTCGGTGCCGCCGGTGTCAACATCATGGACTTCGTCAAGGCGTACAACGCTGCGACGGAGAACCAGCGCGGCAACATCATCCCGGTGGAGATCACGGTCTACGAGGACCGCTCCTTCACCTTCATCACCAAGACCCCGCCGGCCGCCCAGCTCATCAAGAAGGCTGCGGGCGTCCCCAAGGGTTCCGGTGAGCCGCACGTGACCAAGGTCGGCAAGATCAGCGACGCCCAGATCGCCGAGATCGCCGAGCTGAAGATGGCCGACCTCAACGCCAACGACCTCGACATGGCCAAGCGCATCATCGCCGGCACCGCCCGCTCCATGGGCATCACCGTCGAGGGCTGA
- the nusG gene encoding transcription termination/antitermination protein NusG has protein sequence MSEQTPDPATEVEADQAVEEATVADEVEVAGADAAPQPDEAPEGDSVDAADDEAAADAADESAADAEGDATDEAAAEGESDEDATPTAEDQAAEFRDMLRGQFGDWYVLHTYAGYEKRVKANLEQRAVSMNMEDYIFQAEVPMETVTEIKNNQKKTVERVRMPGYCLVRMDLTNASWGTVRNTPGVTGFVGNATDPVPLSLGEVFDMLAPDFESQAQAAAGSQEGATTVEPKSGTPQMPLVDFEVGEAVTVMEGPFETLPATISEINVEARKVQVLVSIFGRETPVELAFNQVAKI, from the coding sequence ATGTCCGAGCAGACGCCCGATCCGGCGACCGAGGTCGAGGCCGACCAGGCCGTCGAGGAGGCCACCGTGGCCGATGAGGTCGAGGTGGCCGGGGCTGACGCTGCCCCGCAGCCCGACGAGGCCCCCGAGGGTGACTCCGTGGACGCCGCGGACGACGAGGCCGCTGCCGACGCCGCTGACGAGTCCGCCGCCGACGCGGAGGGGGACGCGACCGACGAGGCTGCCGCCGAGGGGGAGTCCGACGAGGACGCCACCCCCACCGCCGAGGACCAGGCCGCCGAGTTCCGCGACATGCTGCGTGGCCAGTTCGGTGACTGGTACGTGCTCCACACCTACGCCGGCTACGAGAAGCGGGTGAAGGCCAACCTGGAGCAGCGTGCGGTCTCCATGAACATGGAGGACTACATCTTCCAGGCCGAGGTGCCCATGGAGACGGTCACCGAGATCAAGAACAACCAGAAGAAGACCGTCGAGCGCGTCCGCATGCCCGGGTACTGCCTGGTGCGCATGGACCTGACGAACGCCTCCTGGGGCACCGTCCGCAACACCCCGGGTGTGACCGGATTCGTCGGCAACGCCACTGACCCGGTGCCGCTGAGCCTCGGCGAGGTCTTCGACATGCTGGCCCCCGACTTCGAGTCGCAGGCCCAGGCCGCTGCCGGCTCCCAGGAGGGCGCCACCACGGTGGAGCCGAAGTCCGGCACCCCCCAGATGCCACTCGTCGACTTCGAGGTCGGCGAGGCCGTCACCGTCATGGAGGGTCCGTTCGAGACCCTTCCTGCCACGATCTCCGAGATCAACGTCGAAGCACGCAAGGTGCAGGTGCTGGTCTCGATCTTCGGCCGGGAGACCCCGGTCGAGCTCGCGTTCAACCAGGTCGCCAAGATCTGA
- the secE gene encoding preprotein translocase subunit SecE — MTEHSPATAERGPAPADPNAEVPLRERKPRGNNPISRFSSAVVLFLQQVIDELRKIVRPTRDELVSYTIVVIVFVVVLMAFVFGLDQLFSRLISFVFG; from the coding sequence GTGACCGAGCACAGCCCGGCTACTGCCGAGCGCGGCCCGGCCCCGGCCGATCCGAACGCCGAGGTGCCCCTGCGGGAGCGCAAACCCCGCGGCAACAACCCGATTTCCCGTTTCTCCAGTGCTGTCGTGCTGTTCCTGCAGCAGGTCATCGATGAGCTGCGGAAGATCGTCCGCCCGACGCGGGACGAGCTCGTGAGCTACACCATCGTCGTGATCGTGTTCGTGGTGGTGCTCATGGCGTTCGTGTTCGGACTCGACCAGTTGTTCTCGCGCCTCATCAGCTTCGTCTTCGGCTGA
- a CDS encoding pyridoxal phosphate-dependent aminotransferase yields MTPDQSAPQQPARVSRRIGAIAESATLAVTAKAKELKAQGRPVIGFGAGEPDFPTPDHVVEAAAAACHDPANHRYTAAGGLPELKQAIIEATARHSGLELTPQQVLVTNGGKQAVYNTFAALIDPGDEVLLPAPYWTTYPESIALAGGTPVEVFADETQEYKVTVEQLEAARTGKTKALVFVSPSNPTGAVFTRDEMEKIGRWALEHGIWVVTDEIYEHLVYGDAEFHSVPVVVPELADTCVVLNGVAKTYAMTGWRVGWMAGPADIIKAATNLQSHATSNVANVSQRAAIAALNGGLEDVHRMGEAFDRRRRTMVAMLNEIDGVECPIPEGAFYAYPSVKGVLGKQIRGQRPQTSLELAELILTEAEVAVVPGEAFGPSGYLRLAYALGDEDLVEGVARIQRLLAEARD; encoded by the coding sequence ATGACACCGGACCAGTCCGCACCGCAGCAGCCCGCCCGCGTCTCCCGCCGCATCGGCGCGATCGCCGAATCCGCGACGCTGGCGGTCACCGCCAAGGCGAAGGAGCTCAAGGCCCAGGGCCGGCCCGTCATCGGCTTCGGCGCCGGCGAGCCCGACTTCCCGACCCCGGACCACGTGGTCGAGGCCGCGGCCGCGGCCTGCCACGACCCGGCGAACCACCGATACACCGCTGCCGGCGGCCTGCCCGAGCTGAAGCAGGCCATCATCGAGGCCACCGCGCGCCACTCCGGACTGGAGCTGACGCCCCAGCAGGTGCTGGTGACCAATGGCGGTAAGCAGGCCGTCTACAACACCTTCGCCGCCCTCATCGACCCCGGTGACGAGGTGCTGCTGCCCGCGCCCTACTGGACGACCTACCCGGAGTCCATCGCGCTGGCGGGCGGGACGCCCGTCGAGGTGTTCGCCGACGAGACCCAGGAGTACAAGGTCACCGTCGAGCAGCTCGAGGCCGCCCGCACCGGGAAGACCAAGGCCCTGGTGTTCGTCTCCCCGTCCAACCCCACCGGCGCCGTGTTCACGCGCGACGAGATGGAGAAGATCGGCCGCTGGGCCCTGGAGCACGGCATCTGGGTGGTGACCGACGAGATCTACGAGCACCTCGTCTACGGCGACGCCGAGTTCCACTCGGTGCCGGTCGTGGTGCCGGAGCTGGCCGACACCTGCGTGGTGCTCAACGGGGTGGCCAAGACCTATGCGATGACGGGCTGGCGCGTGGGCTGGATGGCCGGCCCCGCCGACATCATCAAGGCCGCGACCAACCTGCAGTCGCACGCGACCTCCAACGTGGCCAACGTCTCCCAGCGCGCCGCGATCGCCGCCCTGAACGGCGGGCTGGAGGACGTGCACCGTATGGGCGAGGCCTTCGACCGCCGTCGCCGGACCATGGTGGCGATGCTCAACGAGATCGACGGGGTGGAGTGCCCGATCCCCGAGGGCGCCTTCTACGCCTACCCGTCGGTCAAGGGTGTTCTGGGCAAGCAGATCCGCGGCCAGCGTCCGCAGACCTCCTTGGAGCTGGCCGAGCTGATCCTCACCGAGGCCGAGGTGGCCGTGGTGCCGGGCGAGGCCTTCGGGCCGTCGGGCTACCTGCGCCTCGCCTACGCACTGGGCGACGAGGACCTGGTGGAGGGCGTGGCCCGGATCCAGCGCTTGCTGGCCGAGGCGAGGGACTGA
- a CDS encoding IS30 family transposase, which yields MATVDWSRKTSDVPEGLRRQWRADRALRPPMRSPGRPEPSRAVQRQFWRLIATGITSAEAAVRVGVSVPVGSRWFRHAGGMPPISLVEPTGRYLSFEEREEIAILRARGQGVREIARAIGRDPGAISRELRRNAATRSGKQEYRAVVAQWKAQQAAKRPKTAKLVKNDRLREYVQERLAGSIRRPDGTFVDGPTPPAWKGLNKARRADRRWSRAWSPEQISQRLKVDFPDDESMRISHEAIYQSLFIQGRGALQRELVACLRTGRALRRPRERSRNKAQGHVTADVVLSERPAEADDRAVHGHWEGDLIIGTGRSAIGTLVERSSRATLLVHLPRMEGHGETPYVKNGPALGGYGAVAMNAALTASMTTLPEQLRKTITWDRGKELSGHATFALETGTKVFFADPHSPWQRPTNENTNGLLRQYFPKGTDLSRWSAEDLEAVAYTLNNRPRKVLGWKTPAEVFDEQLRSLQQPGVASTG from the coding sequence ATGGCGACGGTGGACTGGAGCAGGAAGACCAGCGATGTGCCGGAGGGGCTTCGTCGACAGTGGCGTGCTGATCGGGCGTTGCGCCCGCCGATGCGTTCGCCGGGCCGGCCTGAGCCCTCGCGTGCGGTCCAGCGTCAGTTCTGGCGATTGATCGCCACGGGTATCACCTCGGCCGAGGCTGCGGTGAGGGTGGGCGTGTCCGTGCCGGTCGGTTCTCGCTGGTTTCGTCACGCTGGCGGCATGCCACCGATCTCGCTGGTTGAACCCACCGGCCGCTACCTGTCTTTCGAGGAACGCGAGGAGATCGCGATCCTGCGCGCCCGAGGTCAGGGCGTGCGCGAGATCGCGCGCGCGATCGGCCGTGACCCTGGGGCGATCTCGCGTGAGCTGCGCCGCAACGCCGCGACCAGGAGCGGGAAGCAGGAGTACCGGGCGGTGGTGGCGCAGTGGAAGGCTCAGCAGGCTGCGAAGCGTCCCAAGACCGCGAAGCTCGTCAAGAACGACCGGTTGCGGGAGTACGTCCAAGAGCGGCTCGCTGGCAGCATCCGTCGACCTGACGGCACGTTCGTCGATGGTCCGACACCACCGGCATGGAAGGGCTTGAACAAGGCCCGCCGGGCGGATCGTCGCTGGTCGAGGGCATGGAGCCCGGAGCAGATCAGCCAGCGTCTGAAGGTCGACTTCCCCGATGATGAGTCCATGCGCATCAGCCACGAGGCGATCTACCAGTCGCTGTTCATCCAGGGCCGCGGCGCGCTCCAGCGCGAACTGGTCGCCTGCCTGCGCACCGGCCGGGCTCTGCGTCGTCCGCGGGAGCGGTCCCGGAACAAGGCGCAGGGGCATGTCACCGCTGATGTGGTCCTGTCCGAGCGTCCGGCCGAGGCCGATGACCGGGCGGTGCACGGACATTGGGAGGGCGATCTGATCATCGGAACCGGTAGGTCGGCGATCGGCACCCTCGTCGAACGCAGCAGCCGCGCCACCCTGCTGGTGCACCTGCCGCGCATGGAAGGCCATGGCGAGACGCCGTACGTGAAGAACGGGCCAGCGCTGGGTGGCTACGGTGCCGTGGCGATGAACGCCGCGCTGACCGCGTCGATGACCACGCTGCCCGAGCAGCTGCGCAAGACCATCACCTGGGACCGCGGCAAGGAACTGTCCGGCCACGCGACGTTCGCGCTGGAGACCGGCACCAAGGTGTTCTTCGCCGACCCGCACTCGCCCTGGCAGCGGCCGACCAACGAGAACACCAACGGGCTGCTGCGGCAGTACTTCCCCAAAGGCACGGACCTGTCGCGCTGGTCGGCCGAAGACCTCGAGGCCGTCGCGTACACCCTCAACAACCGCCCCCGCAAGGTCCTCGGGTGGAAGACCCCCGCCGAGGTCTTCGACGAGCAACTACGCTCCCTTCAACAACCCGGTGTTGCATCGACAGGTTGA
- a CDS encoding DUF4267 domain-containing protein, with protein MIFTGLVITALSGLAIAAIGLMYLLAPRAAATSFGLTEIPESSSTPWLRIKGVRDATCGVVAGVLLLTAPLDTIGWAVLAFALIPLGDAATVLASRGSRLAAWCIHAPTALLMIVGAALLIMGSR; from the coding sequence ATGATCTTCACGGGCCTCGTCATCACCGCTCTATCCGGTCTGGCCATTGCCGCCATCGGCTTGATGTACCTTCTCGCACCCAGGGCCGCCGCCACCTCCTTCGGACTCACGGAGATCCCCGAGTCCAGCAGCACGCCCTGGCTGCGAATCAAAGGAGTGCGCGATGCAACCTGCGGTGTCGTCGCTGGGGTGCTCCTGCTGACCGCCCCCCTCGACACAATCGGATGGGCTGTGCTCGCGTTCGCACTCATCCCACTCGGAGACGCAGCAACGGTTCTCGCCTCACGAGGAAGTCGGCTGGCCGCGTGGTGCATCCACGCGCCGACCGCCCTGCTCATGATTGTCGGGGCCGCCCTCCTGATTATGGGGTCCCGATGA
- a CDS encoding TetR/AcrR family transcriptional regulator, giving the protein MNSRSTDTTPRERRKLARRQQIIELARQIAEADGWEAVTTRRLADGIDFSQPVLYQHFSSREDVIRTVTLQGFADLEQRVRALDAGIGERPGLEAVCHTYLGFVREHPRLYEAMFTNPTPLPFADTHTPPELTGAFNALTEHVARQAPHIDDAVAAAELLWACCHGLATLQASARIPADRIDEHIGHIDRMITRRGTQGEDPA; this is encoded by the coding sequence ATGAACAGCCGCAGCACCGATACGACACCGCGCGAACGCCGAAAACTCGCCCGTCGCCAGCAGATCATCGAGTTGGCTCGCCAGATAGCCGAAGCAGACGGCTGGGAGGCGGTCACGACTCGTCGACTCGCGGACGGCATCGACTTCAGCCAACCGGTGCTCTACCAACACTTCTCCAGCCGCGAAGATGTGATCCGGACCGTCACCCTCCAAGGGTTCGCCGACCTCGAGCAACGCGTCCGCGCTCTCGACGCCGGAATCGGCGAACGCCCTGGCCTCGAAGCGGTATGCCACACCTATCTCGGCTTCGTGCGCGAGCATCCGCGCCTATACGAGGCCATGTTCACGAACCCCACGCCACTACCCTTTGCGGACACCCATACTCCACCTGAACTCACCGGCGCGTTCAACGCGCTCACGGAGCATGTGGCTCGCCAAGCGCCTCACATCGACGACGCGGTAGCCGCAGCCGAGCTCCTGTGGGCCTGCTGTCACGGCCTGGCCACACTCCAGGCATCTGCGCGCATTCCCGCAGATCGCATCGATGAACACATCGGCCACATCGACCGGATGATCACCCGCCGGGGCACGCAGGGCGAAGACCCAGCGTGA